A stretch of Halichondria panicea chromosome 1, odHalPani1.1, whole genome shotgun sequence DNA encodes these proteins:
- the LOC135352269 gene encoding uncharacterized protein LOC135352269 has protein sequence MATGEDSGLVPWIRKKLGFKTPERRTRLDTVPDTPSVQEQLARDLWEAVCNDDVSKVRSVLGQGANPNHQLYWSEEWNNKLELPPVHRACSRGYLEITRALVSGGADIEKGDGVSGRTAFHHACVGGRMETVVYLSQEMKCRIDVRNMWDRTPLHLACVGGYIQVVKYLVEVLKVDVDVTDVFGKTPLDKAVLCRCTEVIDYLRSIQPSTPEPDAPNGSKQLLSNSRVDETSSMTSDPLSGQQTPSAGDKQPETTDTQNDSTQLSTDDQTLSSTPLTEEDSDALEKLLLDNKISLTGERTYETVVHHLRELGHMELAANLRENLDKVIGEQKRYLKKLDDLMTDKDTISMQYLRLLLVGPPFVGKTTTLGRLLKDIENISSAGDKAKLRSTLLTNCHQVVAYMNKDATEWVCSKDVEEEAKILFGYMYSSKVDEVPSAPTEKKTKTVPESKKHTSIPKPLSLEKPQSKPQEETHSEIQENAHQQNRLIPIKARLQKLIKNGNYSEMAKCLGNTLLNINDVGGQPAFLEMLPALCNGPAMYLVFLDLSKELDEPYDIPFSRDNTVITPFKAAHTVEATVSQILSAVASIHHVSREDAKYKTTSKLSETFEKFQQVRPVAALIGTHVDKLENPKEKIKQVNDALKATTQKFAEILVSPPLNSESSFFAVDNFAGTEQSDIAPIRDFLSDVFASHFKDASLPIKPKWLLLGTLLRMEYSIVSMEDCLEIGRLLEMDEEDTKFCLWYLQKIGSILHYGNVPNDIDGWLSNHMFCTPEVIFTSISQLILAALRILHSEGHVTEFERAELVKMGQFSLEAIIKYCNGPDVAKMLKKGEIIPAKYLIILLQYLNLLSEIVHKDANNPKVTRITYLMPAILDCASQDELANPPQPDTNNPEPLHITFSFGYVPTGVFCGLITRLVSQGPHGILGLTWELVEDGVKRNCVSFYVDYVHKVTLLSHDRSYEIRVERNAKQMDFSLHDLCSHTLSAILYMLKNLFPKLILSVAFQCSCPKHAASKSLNNLCTLVQGRKIHFLCDRSPVTLSEAQQVWLGKHVCLGNRTELEVLKFAEDGFSFHWSKEGSRRQIKTTDDRPNTVSFPSVREEDFGHYQCEVKDAAAGKVLLTLYTALYKEDTNPLASGQRKKSLPSDVEVESLSKRPNDVTVQGSSSEKDTSNGGSTHQSIVLTGDDIQAIRESLKNASKDWFDLGLAFGVKINVLENIEDDYRHNDRRLMKVVAKRLEVTDPEHPMTWPYICECLRRPTVARNDVAEEIEDKYVRTATAVAHSATN, from the exons ATGGCTACTGGAGAAGACTCAGG gtTAGTGCCGTGGATTCGCAAGAAACTTGGTTTCAAGACCCCAGAGAGGAGAAC GAGGCTGGACACTGTGCCAGATACACCCAG tgttcagGAGCAGCTGGCCAGGGATCTGTGGGAGGCTGTATGCAATGATGATGTCAGCAAAGTGAGGTCCGTTTTGGGACAGGGGGCCAACCCCAAtcaccagctctactggagtgagGAGTGGAATAATAAACTAGAACTCCCTCCAGTACACCGAGCATGCTCGAGGGGCTACCTGGAGATCACTAGAGCACTCGTTAGTGGTGGAGCTGATATTGAGAAAGGTGATGGAGTATCGGGCAGGACTGCATTTCACCAtgcgtgtgtgggaggacGTATGGAGACTGTGGTGTATTTATCACAAGAGATGAAATGCCGTATTG ACGTGAGGAACATGTGGGACCGAACACCACTGCACCTGGCTTGTGTGGGAGGATATATACAAGTTGTAAAATACCTTGTGGAGGTACTCAAGGTTGATGTTG ATGTGACTGATGTTTTTGGCAAGACTCCTCTTGACAAGGCAGTACTGTGTAGGTGCACTGAAGTTATTGATTATCTCCGGTCTATACAACCCTCCACTCCTGAACCAG ATGCTCCAAATGGTTCCAAACAACTTCTTTCTAATTCAAGGGTTGACGAGACCTCATCAA tgacctctgaccctctGTCTGGTCAACAGACACCCAGTGCTGGCGATAAACAACCAGAAACAACTG ATACTCAAAATGATTCCACACAACTTTCAACGGATGACCAAACCTTGTCAA GCACTCCATTGACTGAGGAAGACTCTGATGCTCTAGAAAAGCTGCTCCTAGACAACAAAATCTCTTTGACTGGTGAAAGGACATATGAGACAGTAGTTCACCACCTTCGTGAGCTCGGACATATGGAACTTGCAGCCAACCTGAGGGAAAACCTCGACAAAG TGATTGGAGAGCAAAAGCGATATCTGAAGAAATTGGATGATCTGATGACTGACAAAGACACTATCTCCATGCAGTACCTCCGCCTCCTTCTTGTCGGGCCACCATTCGTGGGGAAAACAACAACTCTTGGCCGTTTACTGAAAGATATCGAAAACATTAGTTCTGCTGGAGACAAGGCAAAGCTACGCAGTACGCTACTCACCAATTGCCACCAAGTGGTCGCCTACATGAACAAAGATGCCACAGAATGGGTTTGTTCTAAAGACGTAGAAGAGGAAGCAAAGATCCTctttggctacatgtacagtagcaaGGTCGATGAAGTTCCGAGTGCTCCAACTGAGAAAAAGACAAAAACTGTCCCCGAAAGCAAAAAGCACACAAGCATACCCAAGCCACTTTCTCTTGAAAAGCCTCAGTCAAAGCCTCAAGAAGAAACACACTCTGAAATACAAGAGAATGCTCACCAACAAAACAGGCTCATACCCATCAAAGCTAGAttacaaaaactgataaagAACGGAAACTACTCTGAAATGGCCAAATGTCTCGGCAACACCTTGCTAAACATCAACGATGTTGGAGGACAACCTGCCTTCCTAGAAATGCTACCAGCCCTATGTAATGGTCCTGCCATGTATCTAGTGTTCTTGGATCTAAGCAAGGAACTTGACGAACCCTACGATATTCCCTTCAGTCGTGACAACACAGTCATTACTCCATTCAAAGCTGCTCACACAGTGGAAGCCACCGtctctcaaatcctctcaGCAGTTGCAAGTATCCATCACGTCTCTCGAGAAGATGCCAAGTACAAAACCACCTCCAAATTGAGCGAGACGTTTGAAAAGTTCCAACAAGTTCGTCCAGTAGCAGCTTTGATTGGTACTCACGTGGACAAGCTGGAGAATCCGAAAGAGAAAATCAAGCAAGTCAACGATGCTCTAAAAGCAACTACTCAAAAGTTTGCCGAGATCCTTGTATCACCTCCGCTAAATTCTGAATCTTCCTTTTTTGCCGTGGACAACTTTGCTGGAACGGAACAGTCTGACATTGCCCCGATTCGTGATTTCCTGAGCGATGTTTTTGCGTCTCATTTCAAGGATGCATCTCTGCCCATCAAACCGAAATGGCTCCTACTGGGTACACTACTGCGGATGGAATACTCAATCGTGTCGATGGAAGACTGCCTGGAAATCGGGAGATTGTTAGAGATGGATGAAGAAGATACCAAATTCTGTCTTTG gtacctACAGAAGATTGGATCCATACTCCATTACGGGAATGTACCCAATGATATTGATGGCTGGCTAAGCAACCACATGTTCTGCACCCCTGAAGTGATCTTCACTAGCATCAGCCAACTGATCCTTGCTGCTTTACGCATCCTCCATTCTGAAGGTCACGTCACTGAATTTGAGCGAGCGGAGTTGGTCAAGATGGGGCAGTTTTCACTGGAGGCCATTATCAAGTACTGTAATGGTCCTGATGTTGCAAAGATGCTCAAGAAAGGAGAGATTATCCCAGCCAAGTATCTCATCATACTGCTGCAATATCTCAACCTTCTCTCAGAAATTGTCCACAAAGATGCCAACAATCCGAAGGTCACTCGAATCACCTACCTCATGCCGGCTATTTTGGACTGTGCTTCACAAGACGAGCTAGCCAACCCACCTCAACCGGACACCAACAACCCAGAACCACTCCACATCACATTCAGCTTTGGTTACGTACCAACAGGAGTCTTCTGTGGGCTCATCACTCGATTAGTTTCCCAAGGCCCTCACGGAATTCTCGGATTGACGTGGGAATTGGTGGAAGATGGCGTAAAACGAAACTGCGTCTCCTTTTATGTTGACTACGTACACAAAGTGACACTGCTCTCTCACGACAGAAGCTACGAGATAAGAGTTGAACGCAATGCAAAACAGATGGATTTCTCGCTTCACGATCTTTGCTCCCACACTTTGTCAGCAATCCTGTATATGCTCAAGAACCTGTTCCCAAAGTTGATCCTCAGTGTTGCATTTCAATGCTCCTGTCCCAAACACGCAGCAAGCAAGAGTCTCAACAACCTTTGCACCCTTGTTCAAGGCCGAAAGATCCACTTCCTGTGTGATAGAAGTCCCGTCACCCTCAGTGAAGCACAACAAGTGTGGTTGGGGAAG CACGTGTGTCTAGGAAACAGGACGGAACTAGAGGTGCTAAAGTTTGCTGAGGATGGTTTCTCCTTCCACTGGAGCAAAGAGGGCTCCAGACGTCAGATTAAGACAACTGATGATCGGCCCAACACTGTCAGCTTCCCGAGTGTGAGAGAGGAGGACTTTGGTCACTACCAGTGTGAAGTGAAGGATGCAGCTGCTGGGAAAGTGCTCCTCACTCTCTACACAGCTCTCTACAAAGAGGACACAA ATCCTCTAGCCTCAGGCCAGCGCAAAAAGTCATTGCCATCAGATGTAGAAGTTGAATCTCTGTCGAAGCGTCCAAATGATGTCACTGTAcaag gatCATCATCAGAGAAGGATACTAGCAATGGAGGAAGTACACACCAGTCGATTGTTCTGACTGGAGATGATATTCAAGCAATTCGCGAGAGTCTCAAGAATGCAAGCAAAGATTGGTTTGATTTAGGATTGGCTTTCGGAGTGAAGATTAACGTTTTGGAAAACATTGAAGATGATTACCGTCATAACGATCGCCGCCTAATGAAGGTGGTAGCCAAGCGTCTTGAAGTCACTGATCCAGAACATCcgatgacatggccttacatatgTGAATGTCTAAGGAGGCCTACTGTTGCACGTAACGATGTAGCCGAGGAAATTGAAGACAAGTATGTGAGgacagcaactgcagttgctcatAGTGCCACCAATTGA